In Mixophyes fleayi isolate aMixFle1 chromosome 11, aMixFle1.hap1, whole genome shotgun sequence, one DNA window encodes the following:
- the LOC142106960 gene encoding formyl peptide receptor-related sequence 4-like, translating to MDYTDPYENIEDNQYFNIFQRLKVPIIISYSITFILGTIGNGLVIWIAGFRMKKTVDILWFLNLAVADFAFDILFPLQITEWIMDGHWPLGQIMCKIIFTVLFLNMSVSTSFLMIISLDRCTSVMCPVWSKNHRTLKLASIISSMVWSCCFLLSSPYLAFFDIVHDSDTNISYCIPMYAEDHHTGEMRYKVMFIARFIFMFIIPFSIIIICYSLITSRLRRIRSRSGSSRPFKVIVTIVLCFFCFWFPFHLWPFINYMNIEISSNVDIVMTQVVYCIGFFNSCVNPIVYVFVGRDFKKSLFKSIPFLLESTFRERYETEADHQYDHTMVATEMETFNA from the coding sequence ATGGATTACACCGACCCGTATGAAAATATTGAGGATAATCAGTACTTTAACATTTTCCAAAGGTTAAAGGTTCCTATTATAATTTCTTACAGTATAACCTTCATCTTGGGGACCATTGGGAATGGATTGGTCATCTGGATTGCTGGATTTAGGATGAAGAAGACAGTCGACATTTTATGGTTTCTCAACTTGGCCGTAGCTGACTTTGCATTTGACATCCTCTTCCCTCTGCAAATAACAGAATGGATTATGGACGGACATTGGCCATTAGGACAAATAATGTGCAAGATCATATTCACCGTTCTGTTCCTCAACATGTCTGTCAGTACCTCTTTCCTAATGATTATCAGTCTTGACCGGTGCACATCAGTCATGTGTCCAGTGTGGTCCAAAAACCACAGGACTCTCAAATTAGCTTCAATAATCTCATCAATGGTCTGGTCATGTTGTTTTTTACTCAGTTCCCCATATCTCGCTTTCTTTGACATTGTTCATGACTCAGATACCAATATCTCATACTGCATTCCCATGTATGCTGAAGACCATCATACAGGGGAGATGAGGTATAAAGTTATGTTCATTGCCAGATTTATCTTCATGTTCATAATCCCATTTTccataataataatttgctaCAGCCTCATCACATCTCGGCTGAGAAGAATCAGAAGTCGTTCTGGGTCAAGTCGACCTTTCAAAGTCATTGTTACCATTGTactttgtttcttctgttttTGGTTCCCATTCCATCTATGGCCCTTCATAAATTACATGAATATTGAAATTAGTTCCAATGTAGACATTGTCATGACTCAGGTTGTTTATTGCATAGGTTTCTTCAACAGCTGTGTAAATCCCATAGTCTATGTCTTTGTCGGGAGGGATTTCAAAAAGAGTTTATTTAAGTCCATTCCATTTCTCCTGGAGAGCACATTCAGAGAGAGGTATGAAACGGAAGCCGACCATCAATACGATCACACTATGGTGGCAACTGAAATGGAGACTTTTAATGCATAA